Proteins encoded together in one Thermodesulfovibrionales bacterium window:
- a CDS encoding proline--tRNA ligase, whose product MRFSKMFVPTLRETPADAEAISHKLMLRAGYVRQLAAGLYIFLPLGWRVLNKINTILKEEMESIGGQEILMPVLHPAEIWQQTGRWDTIGDEMFRLRDRSGRDMCLGMTHEEIMTWLASKEIRSYRDLPQIWYQIQTKLRDEARPKSGILRTREFIMKDSYSFDASTDGLDACYRLHAEAYHRIFNRCGLTFYQVESDPGMMGGATAHEFMAPSQAGEDEVALCGRCGYAANVELALSVPPRIEEKEWDFEEVHTPEKRTVQEVSAFLKLPQAYFIKSILIISESGPVLALVRGDQELHEKKLATIIGNHRPAQKTEVKEFLGVEAGFIGPMGHKIRTVADTCLREGLYVSGANRQHYHVKGIRAERDFSASWHDIHRARAGDSCVTCGSALKIEQVIEIGNIFKLGTKYSIPLKAFFLDENGQERPIIMGSYGIGPARIAAAAVEQNNDKDGIIWPRSLAPFDVELLPLNMNDDKTLEVAERLYRALEEECIDVLMDDRSERAGVKFKDADLIGIPTQIILGEKNLKEELVEIKDRRTKEAVTMRVDEVIEGVKRVVCPV is encoded by the coding sequence ATGCGCTTTTCCAAGATGTTTGTCCCGACATTGAGAGAGACACCTGCCGATGCCGAGGCGATAAGTCATAAACTGATGCTCAGGGCCGGCTACGTGAGGCAGCTTGCCGCAGGCCTCTACATCTTCCTTCCCCTGGGCTGGAGAGTCCTCAATAAGATCAACACTATTCTCAAGGAAGAGATGGAGTCGATCGGCGGCCAGGAGATCTTGATGCCTGTGCTCCACCCGGCAGAGATCTGGCAGCAGACAGGGCGGTGGGACACCATCGGAGACGAGATGTTCAGGCTGAGAGACCGCTCAGGCCGCGATATGTGCCTCGGCATGACCCATGAAGAGATCATGACATGGCTCGCGTCGAAAGAGATCCGCTCCTACCGCGATCTTCCCCAGATATGGTATCAGATCCAGACGAAACTGAGAGATGAGGCACGACCGAAAAGCGGTATCCTGCGCACGAGAGAGTTCATCATGAAAGACAGTTACAGCTTTGATGCCTCAACAGACGGACTCGATGCATGTTACCGGCTCCACGCAGAGGCATACCATAGGATTTTCAACCGTTGCGGGTTAACGTTCTATCAGGTCGAATCAGACCCGGGCATGATGGGCGGGGCCACGGCCCATGAGTTCATGGCTCCGAGTCAGGCTGGAGAGGATGAGGTCGCCCTCTGCGGGAGATGCGGATATGCTGCGAATGTTGAGCTCGCCCTGTCGGTCCCTCCGAGGATTGAAGAAAAGGAGTGGGATTTTGAGGAGGTCCATACCCCTGAAAAGAGGACGGTTCAGGAAGTCTCTGCGTTTCTCAAACTGCCCCAGGCCTATTTTATAAAGAGCATCCTCATCATCAGCGAAAGCGGCCCCGTGCTCGCACTCGTAAGAGGGGACCAGGAACTTCATGAGAAAAAACTCGCAACGATCATCGGAAATCACAGGCCTGCGCAGAAAACAGAGGTAAAAGAATTCCTTGGGGTGGAGGCGGGCTTTATCGGTCCCATGGGACATAAGATCAGGACCGTCGCTGACACTTGCCTGAGAGAAGGCCTCTATGTCAGCGGCGCCAACAGGCAACATTATCATGTCAAAGGGATCAGGGCTGAGAGGGATTTCTCGGCATCGTGGCATGATATCCATCGTGCAAGGGCAGGAGACTCCTGTGTAACCTGCGGCAGCGCTCTGAAGATTGAGCAGGTCATAGAGATCGGCAATATCTTTAAGCTCGGAACGAAATATTCGATCCCCTTAAAGGCCTTCTTCCTTGACGAAAATGGTCAGGAAAGACCGATTATCATGGGAAGTTACGGGATAGGGCCTGCCCGGATAGCAGCAGCTGCCGTCGAACAGAACAACGACAAGGACGGCATCATCTGGCCCAGGAGCCTCGCCCCCTTCGATGTGGAACTCCTGCCCCTCAATATGAACGACGATAAGACCCTCGAAGTTGCTGAGAGGCTCTATCGTGCGCTCGAAGAAGAGTGCATTGATGTTCTCATGGACGACCGCAGTGAGCGTGCCGGCGTTAAATTCAAGGACGCCGACCTCATCGGAATCCCGACGCAGATCATCCTCGGGGAGAAGAACCTCAAAGAAGAGCTTGTCGAGATCAAGGACAGAAGGACGAAAGAAGCGGTGACGATGCGTGTTGATGAGGTCATCGAAGGAGTAAAACGGGTGGTCTGTCCCGTTTGA
- a CDS encoding thiazole synthase, giving the protein MEDTLMIRGIAFRSRLWVGTGKYKDFEETRKVIEASGSDVVTVAVRRVNIIDRKSENLLDYIDPKKYKILPNTAGCYTVEDALRYSRLAREAGISDLIKLEVIGDERTLFPDTIGLLKATEVLAKEGFVVLPYTNDDPVMAKRLEDAGAAAVMPLGAPIGSGLGIRNPYNIRIILETVKVPVVVDAGVGTASDAAIAMELGCDAVLINTGIAGAKDPVVMASAMKHAVLAGRLACRAGRIPKKLYATASSPIEGML; this is encoded by the coding sequence ATGGAAGATACTTTGATGATCAGGGGGATAGCATTCCGGTCACGACTCTGGGTCGGCACCGGGAAGTATAAGGACTTTGAAGAGACAAGGAAGGTCATAGAGGCGTCGGGAAGTGACGTTGTGACGGTCGCCGTTAGGCGAGTAAACATCATCGACAGAAAGAGCGAAAACCTCCTCGACTATATAGACCCGAAGAAATACAAGATACTCCCCAACACTGCCGGATGCTACACCGTGGAAGATGCCCTTCGGTATTCAAGGTTGGCGCGGGAGGCCGGGATCTCTGATCTGATAAAGTTAGAGGTGATCGGAGACGAGAGGACCCTTTTCCCTGATACCATCGGATTGCTGAAAGCGACAGAGGTCCTTGCAAAGGAGGGTTTTGTCGTGCTGCCCTATACGAATGACGATCCCGTCATGGCGAAGAGGCTGGAAGACGCAGGAGCGGCGGCCGTCATGCCCCTGGGCGCACCCATCGGTTCAGGGCTCGGTATCAGAAATCCTTACAATATCAGGATCATTCTCGAAACAGTAAAGGTCCCTGTTGTTGTCGACGCAGGCGTGGGAACAGCATCGGACGCAGCGATAGCAATGGAACTCGGATGCGATGCCGTGCTGATTAATACCGGGATTGCCGGCGCAAAGGACCCTGTTGTCATGGCATCTGCGATGAAGCATGCGGTCCTCGCAGGGAGACTCGCCTGCAGGGCCGGCAGGATCCCAAAAAAATTATACGCAACCGCGAGCAGTCCGATAGAAGGAATGCTGTAG
- the thiC gene encoding phosphomethylpyrimidine synthase ThiC, whose protein sequence is MTRIEAARKGLVTEEFRRVAVSEEIPLEELISDIADGRTVIPVNMLRAIQPIGVGRGLRVKVNANIGTSKDKVSVDEEMDKLRALVKHGADAVMDLSTGGPIREIRRVLLEESPIAVGTVPIYEAVVMAAERYGSIAKMTADELFQVIERQAEEGVDFVTVHSGLTRKAVERLKAEGRVLDIVSRGGSFLLEWMIFNDRENPLYEHFDRLLEIAKKHDLTLSLGDGLRPGCLADATDRCQIEELLTIGEQHDAALKEGVQTIIEGPGHVPLNQVELNIRIQKEICKGAPFYVLGPLVTDIAMGYDHIAASIGGAIAGAAGADFLCYVTPAEHIRLPKREDVVEGVIALKIAAHAADIAKGVPGAIERDRKMAECRKRLDWNGQIACSLNPDKVRQWRAEVPPSEDEVCSMCGEFCAIRTVEKALHNV, encoded by the coding sequence ATGACAAGAATTGAAGCGGCAAGAAAAGGGTTGGTCACAGAGGAATTCAGGAGAGTGGCCGTCTCGGAAGAGATTCCTTTAGAAGAACTGATATCCGACATAGCAGACGGCAGAACGGTCATACCGGTCAATATGCTCCGCGCAATACAACCGATCGGCGTCGGGAGAGGGCTCAGGGTGAAGGTGAATGCAAATATCGGCACCTCGAAGGACAAGGTCTCAGTAGACGAAGAGATGGACAAACTGAGAGCCCTCGTGAAGCACGGCGCAGATGCCGTCATGGACCTCTCCACAGGCGGTCCCATTCGTGAGATCAGAAGAGTTCTCCTCGAAGAATCGCCGATTGCCGTCGGAACAGTCCCGATTTACGAGGCCGTTGTGATGGCAGCGGAACGATATGGCAGCATAGCTAAGATGACGGCCGACGAACTCTTCCAGGTCATCGAGAGACAGGCAGAAGAGGGAGTTGACTTTGTGACCGTCCACTCAGGTCTCACGAGAAAGGCTGTCGAGCGGCTTAAGGCAGAAGGAAGGGTTTTGGACATCGTGAGCAGGGGAGGCTCCTTCCTCCTTGAGTGGATGATCTTCAATGACAGGGAAAATCCCCTTTACGAACACTTCGACAGACTGCTCGAAATTGCAAAGAAGCATGACCTTACGCTGAGCCTCGGAGACGGTCTGAGACCGGGGTGCCTCGCCGACGCAACCGACCGGTGCCAGATCGAGGAACTCCTGACGATCGGGGAACAGCACGACGCCGCTCTGAAGGAGGGCGTCCAGACCATCATAGAAGGCCCCGGACACGTGCCTCTGAACCAGGTGGAGCTGAACATCAGGATCCAGAAGGAGATCTGCAAGGGGGCACCCTTCTATGTTCTTGGCCCGCTCGTGACGGACATCGCGATGGGCTACGACCACATCGCGGCATCCATTGGAGGCGCAATAGCAGGCGCTGCGGGTGCCGACTTTCTCTGTTATGTCACGCCTGCTGAGCATATCCGGCTTCCGAAGCGAGAAGACGTGGTCGAAGGCGTCATAGCGTTAAAGATTGCAGCCCATGCAGCTGACATTGCAAAGGGTGTCCCCGGCGCAATCGAGAGGGATAGGAAGATGGCTGAATGCAGAAAAAGGCTTGACTGGAACGGCCAGATAGCCTGCAGTCTCAACCCTGACAAGGTCCGACAGTGGCGCGCGGAAGTACCACCTTCTGAGGACGAAGTCTGCAGCATGTGTGGAGAGTTCTGCGCAATACGAACCGTCGAGAAGGCGTTGCACAACGTGTAG
- a CDS encoding cation-translocating P-type ATPase, with product MNWHQRDVTEVLQELESSSRGLSSGEAEKRLARYGLNELKEKRRKSPFVMFLDQFKDFMIFVLAVAAVVSGFIGELSDSIAIIVILLLNAVIGFAQEYRAEKAMAALKKMAALSATVIRNGTLEQVSAALLVPGDVVVLEAGKVIPSDMRLMEAAQLKTEEAALTGESVPVEKQVGLFHDEHLPIGDRRNMAYKGTVVTYGRGTGVVVATGMNTELGKIAAMLQEEEEVKTPLQKRLASFGRKLAIAVLAVCASIFGLGIVRGEPLFLMLLTAISLAVAAIPEALPAVITISLALGARKLVRQNVLIRKLPAVETLGSVTYICSDKTGTLTQNTMTVQEIYADGKLLKSEEGGTAFPLIRRDSRRGEKEAIDYGWTAGDYLLAALAVSNDAETDASGMVIGDPTEVALYIFAEREGFPKKAVEEGFPRVAEIPFDAERKCMTTFHKMRQPSIALPKNGGGERVAGEYISFTKGAVDALLDKAGTVMKSGGIEAADKSGILMMNEEMAADGLRVLGIAMKSWKEMPGDLSPDNAESGLTFLGLVGMIDPPREEAREAVELCKSAGIQPVMITGDHPLTAKTIALRLGMLGDDPMAIMTGRKLETLTAEELRGRVEHVRVYARVAPDQKLKIVKALQEKGQFVAMTGDGVNDAPALKRADIGIAMGITGTDVSKEASHMILLDDNFATIVKAAEEGRKIYDNIRKFIKYLLTTNSGEIWTLFLAPLIGLPMPLLPIHILWINLVTDSLPALALSLEPAEGNVMKRPPRHPQESIFAHGLGVHAIWVGLLMAAVVLFVQAWSIRTGHGHWQTMVFTVLCLTQLGHVMAIRSERESLFRIGLFSNEYLLGAVALTFLLQMATVYLPFLTPVFRTEPLTLEELFFTLALSSVIFFAVEAEKLVKRMKGTWTPSI from the coding sequence ATGAACTGGCATCAAAGGGACGTAACGGAGGTTCTGCAAGAGCTGGAGTCGTCAAGCCGCGGTCTTTCTTCAGGGGAGGCTGAAAAACGCCTCGCAAGGTACGGTCTGAACGAACTGAAGGAGAAGAGAAGGAAATCACCCTTCGTAATGTTCCTTGACCAGTTCAAGGACTTCATGATTTTTGTCCTCGCTGTTGCTGCCGTTGTCTCAGGGTTTATCGGTGAACTGTCAGACAGCATAGCCATAATCGTCATCCTTCTTCTCAATGCCGTTATCGGATTTGCTCAGGAATACCGTGCTGAGAAGGCCATGGCTGCACTCAAGAAGATGGCCGCGCTATCGGCAACGGTCATACGAAATGGAACGCTCGAACAGGTGTCTGCGGCCCTCCTCGTTCCCGGCGATGTAGTGGTCCTTGAAGCCGGCAAGGTCATACCCTCTGATATGAGACTGATGGAGGCTGCTCAGCTGAAGACAGAAGAGGCTGCCCTTACAGGCGAGTCCGTGCCCGTTGAGAAGCAGGTAGGTCTTTTCCATGATGAGCACCTTCCGATAGGCGACAGGAGGAACATGGCCTATAAAGGAACCGTCGTGACCTACGGCCGGGGAACGGGCGTTGTTGTCGCGACAGGGATGAACACGGAACTGGGGAAGATTGCCGCTATGCTCCAGGAGGAAGAGGAGGTAAAGACGCCTCTCCAGAAGAGACTCGCTTCTTTTGGCCGGAAACTTGCCATCGCAGTCCTTGCGGTATGCGCCTCTATTTTCGGGCTCGGCATTGTGAGAGGTGAACCGCTCTTCTTGATGCTTCTTACCGCTATTTCCCTCGCCGTCGCAGCGATACCCGAAGCCCTTCCTGCTGTAATTACTATCTCTCTTGCTCTTGGAGCAAGGAAGCTCGTCAGGCAGAATGTCCTCATACGAAAGCTCCCGGCAGTCGAAACCCTCGGCTCCGTTACCTACATCTGCTCCGACAAAACGGGCACTCTCACGCAGAACACCATGACCGTTCAGGAGATCTATGCCGATGGGAAATTGCTCAAGAGCGAGGAGGGCGGTACAGCGTTCCCTCTCATCCGGCGGGACTCAAGGAGAGGGGAGAAGGAGGCCATTGATTATGGGTGGACGGCGGGCGACTATCTTCTGGCTGCCCTGGCTGTCAGCAATGACGCAGAGACTGATGCATCAGGCATGGTAATCGGCGACCCTACAGAGGTCGCTCTTTACATCTTTGCGGAGAGGGAGGGCTTCCCTAAGAAGGCTGTTGAAGAGGGTTTTCCGCGAGTGGCTGAAATTCCCTTTGATGCCGAGAGAAAATGCATGACGACCTTTCACAAGATGCGTCAGCCTTCCATCGCCCTTCCGAAAAACGGGGGAGGAGAGAGGGTGGCGGGTGAATACATCTCTTTCACCAAAGGTGCTGTCGATGCCTTGCTCGATAAAGCCGGGACCGTCATGAAATCAGGCGGAATCGAAGCCGCCGATAAGAGCGGGATACTCATGATGAATGAGGAGATGGCTGCCGACGGACTGAGGGTATTGGGGATAGCGATGAAAAGCTGGAAAGAGATGCCCGGTGACCTCTCTCCTGACAACGCGGAATCAGGCCTGACCTTCCTGGGGCTTGTGGGCATGATAGACCCGCCGAGGGAAGAAGCACGGGAGGCTGTGGAATTATGTAAGAGTGCGGGAATACAACCTGTGATGATAACCGGTGATCACCCGCTTACGGCAAAGACGATAGCCTTAAGGCTTGGGATGCTCGGGGATGATCCCATGGCGATCATGACGGGGAGAAAACTTGAGACCTTGACCGCCGAGGAATTGAGAGGCCGGGTCGAGCACGTTAGGGTATACGCACGGGTTGCGCCTGACCAGAAGCTTAAGATTGTGAAGGCGCTTCAGGAAAAAGGTCAGTTTGTTGCCATGACAGGAGACGGTGTTAATGACGCGCCCGCACTGAAGAGGGCCGACATCGGCATTGCCATGGGCATTACAGGGACCGATGTCTCAAAAGAAGCGTCTCACATGATCCTCCTAGATGACAATTTCGCCACCATTGTCAAGGCAGCGGAGGAAGGAAGAAAGATTTATGACAATATCAGAAAATTCATAAAGTATCTTCTTACAACAAATTCAGGAGAGATATGGACGCTCTTCCTTGCCCCCCTGATCGGACTGCCGATGCCTCTTCTCCCGATCCATATACTCTGGATAAATCTTGTGACGGACAGCCTCCCCGCCCTCGCCCTCTCTCTCGAACCTGCGGAGGGGAATGTTATGAAGAGACCCCCGAGACATCCACAGGAGAGCATCTTTGCCCACGGACTCGGTGTCCATGCAATCTGGGTCGGCCTTCTTATGGCTGCGGTCGTTCTCTTTGTTCAGGCCTGGTCGATCAGGACCGGCCATGGGCACTGGCAGACAATGGTCTTCACGGTCCTCTGTCTGACACAACTCGGCCATGTCATGGCTATCAGGTCTGAAAGGGAGTCTCTCTTCAGAATAGGGCTCTTCTCCAACGAGTATCTCCTGGGAGCGGTGGCGCTCACCTTTCTCCTTCAGATGGCAACGGTCTATCTGCCCTTCCTTACGCCGGTGTTCAGGACCGAACCATTGACCCTTGAAGAACTTTTCTTCACCCTGGCATTATCTTCAGTCATATTCTTTGCAGTTGAAGCGGAAAAACTGGTAAAGAGGATGAAAGGGACGTGGACCCCCTCGATATAA
- the thiE gene encoding thiamine phosphate synthase — MKKFADIELYLITDRRIFADSSLLFSAIEEALEGGVKAIQLREKDLPIRELLSMAYHVRELTDRYSARLFINDRVDVAVAVWADGVHLGQGSMPASAAKKVSRELLVGVSTHSLEEAMDAEKEGADFVTFGPVYPTPSKIQYGEPVGIEALRRVCSGVSLPVLAIGGVTAERIREVRSSRADGVAVISAVLGSPMIKQTTERFLRCLHDKN; from the coding sequence ATGAAGAAGTTCGCAGACATTGAGCTCTATCTGATAACGGACAGGAGGATCTTTGCCGACAGTTCTCTCTTGTTCTCGGCCATCGAAGAGGCGCTGGAAGGAGGAGTGAAGGCGATTCAATTGAGGGAAAAAGATTTGCCAATACGTGAATTGCTGTCCATGGCATACCATGTGAGAGAGCTAACCGACAGATACTCAGCGAGACTGTTCATCAATGACAGGGTTGATGTGGCGGTAGCGGTATGGGCTGACGGTGTTCACCTCGGTCAAGGCAGCATGCCTGCATCAGCCGCAAAAAAAGTCTCGAGAGAACTTCTCGTGGGGGTCTCGACCCATTCCCTTGAAGAGGCCATGGATGCGGAGAAAGAGGGAGCAGACTTTGTCACCTTCGGTCCCGTCTATCCTACGCCCTCCAAGATACAGTATGGAGAGCCGGTCGGCATCGAGGCTCTCAGAAGGGTCTGCTCGGGAGTATCCCTTCCTGTCCTCGCAATAGGCGGTGTCACAGCCGAAAGGATCAGAGAAGTACGCTCCTCTCGTGCTGACGGCGTTGCAGTCATATCGGCTGTCCTGGGCTCGCCGATGATAAAACAGACTACAGAAAGGTTTTTAAGGTGTCTCCATGACAAGAATTGA
- the thiS gene encoding sulfur carrier protein ThiS: protein MKLIVNGETLETSAQTLKGLLDELRVQAERVAVEVNLSVVRKSEYATFPLNEEDRIEIVNFVGGG from the coding sequence ATGAAGCTCATTGTAAACGGCGAGACCCTGGAGACTTCGGCACAGACCCTGAAGGGACTCCTCGATGAGTTGCGAGTTCAGGCTGAGCGCGTTGCCGTGGAAGTCAATCTCTCGGTAGTCAGGAAGTCGGAATATGCGACGTTCCCCCTAAACGAAGAGGACAGGATAGAGATCGTCAACTTTGTGGGCGGGGGATAA
- the htpX gene encoding zinc metalloprotease HtpX — translation MNGMNGLKTMVLMVTLTLMLVFIGGLLGGKTGMTFALVMAFGMNFVSYWFSDKIVLRMYGAREVGEAEAPELYGIVRRLVQRAGLPMPKVYVMDEDQPNAFATGRNPEHGAVAVTTGIMRILSREELEGVIAHELSHIKHRDILVGTVAATIAGAISYLAQMAQWAMIFGGRRDDEGEGENPIAALVMMIVGPIAAMMVQMAISRSREYGADEGGARIGGNPLSLANALKKLSMASQRIPMEANPATSHLFIVNPLRGGGLLKLFSTHPPIEERIARLEQMAFRR, via the coding sequence ATGAACGGAATGAACGGACTGAAAACGATGGTTCTCATGGTTACGCTCACACTCATGTTAGTCTTTATCGGAGGACTACTGGGCGGGAAGACGGGTATGACCTTTGCCCTTGTCATGGCCTTTGGCATGAACTTTGTTTCATACTGGTTCAGCGACAAGATCGTCCTCAGGATGTACGGCGCGAGGGAGGTGGGCGAGGCAGAGGCGCCTGAACTTTATGGGATCGTCAGGAGACTGGTCCAGAGGGCAGGGCTTCCGATGCCGAAGGTCTACGTCATGGATGAGGATCAGCCGAATGCCTTTGCGACCGGGAGAAATCCTGAGCACGGAGCGGTTGCGGTCACAACAGGGATTATGCGTATCCTGTCAAGGGAAGAGCTAGAAGGGGTCATCGCTCATGAACTCTCCCATATCAAACACAGGGACATTCTCGTGGGTACCGTTGCGGCGACCATTGCGGGTGCCATAAGTTACCTTGCCCAGATGGCGCAGTGGGCGATGATCTTCGGGGGGAGAAGGGACGACGAGGGCGAGGGAGAAAACCCCATCGCTGCCCTTGTCATGATGATTGTCGGTCCTATTGCAGCCATGATGGTACAGATGGCGATATCACGGTCAAGGGAGTATGGGGCTGATGAAGGAGGAGCAAGGATCGGGGGCAATCCGTTATCACTGGCGAACGCTCTCAAAAAGCTTTCCATGGCCTCACAGCGTATTCCGATGGAGGCGAATCCCGCGACATCTCACCTGTTTATCGTGAATCCTTTAAGGGGTGGAGGTCTTCTGAAGCTCTTCAGTACCCATCCTCCGATAGAGGAAAGAATCGCGAGGCTGGAGCAGATGGCCTTCAGGAGATAG
- a CDS encoding HD domain-containing protein, which produces MDPLDIIRSYCDDDSKAYYFLIHHSRLVMRKALEVAQRVRHLKPDLKFIEEAAMLHDIGIVFTNAPQIGCFGYRHYLCHGYLGRELLEREGFPRHALVCERHVGVGISAAEVRSNRLPLPERDMMPLTLEEKIVSFADKFFSKSEYDLMHEKPLETVRQIVASYGEGKLEVFDSWTEIFLEGRHH; this is translated from the coding sequence GTGGACCCCCTCGATATAATCCGCTCATACTGCGACGACGATTCAAAGGCTTACTACTTTCTTATCCACCATAGCAGGCTCGTCATGAGGAAAGCCCTGGAAGTGGCTCAGAGGGTACGGCATCTCAAGCCTGATCTGAAGTTCATAGAGGAGGCCGCAATGCTCCATGACATCGGTATCGTCTTTACGAATGCCCCCCAAATTGGGTGTTTTGGCTACAGGCACTATCTCTGTCACGGTTATCTGGGCCGCGAATTGCTCGAGAGAGAGGGTTTTCCGCGACATGCCCTGGTTTGCGAAAGGCACGTGGGCGTCGGCATCTCTGCGGCAGAGGTGAGGAGCAACAGACTGCCCCTGCCTGAGAGAGATATGATGCCCCTTACCCTCGAGGAGAAGATTGTCTCCTTCGCCGATAAGTTCTTCTCAAAGAGTGAATATGATCTGATGCACGAGAAACCCCTCGAAACGGTACGTCAGATCGTGGCAAGCTATGGGGAGGGCAAGCTCGAGGTCTTTGATTCCTGGACAGAGATCTTCTTGGAGGGCCGTCACCACTAA
- the greA gene encoding transcription elongation factor GreA, with translation MQRVPVTPEGYRKIQEELDRFLKVERPKNIQAIAEARSHGDLSENAEYHAAKERQSFIEGRIQELQAKLALAEIIDPSKINQSSVAFGATVKVLDVEADEEYIFVLVGTEEADVKQGKISISSPVGRALLGKEVGDSAVIKAPARTIEYEILEIRFE, from the coding sequence GTGCAGAGAGTTCCCGTAACCCCCGAGGGATACAGAAAGATCCAGGAAGAGCTTGACAGGTTTCTGAAGGTTGAGAGGCCGAAGAACATCCAGGCTATAGCGGAAGCCCGTTCCCATGGAGACCTTTCTGAGAATGCGGAATACCACGCCGCGAAGGAGAGACAGTCCTTTATTGAAGGAAGGATACAGGAACTTCAGGCAAAGCTGGCCCTCGCTGAAATTATCGATCCGTCGAAGATAAACCAGTCGAGCGTCGCCTTTGGTGCAACGGTGAAGGTCCTTGATGTGGAAGCAGACGAGGAATATATCTTTGTCCTCGTTGGGACCGAAGAGGCAGACGTCAAGCAAGGCAAGATTTCAATAAGCTCGCCTGTAGGCAGGGCCCTCCTCGGCAAAGAGGTCGGCGATTCGGCCGTGATTAAGGCCCCTGCAAGGACCATCGAATACGAGATCTTAGAGATACGTTTTGAGTAG